One genomic window of Desulfobulbaceae bacterium DB1 includes the following:
- a CDS encoding thiamine biosynthesis protein ThiF, with amino-acid sequence MLLQEEIESVLAARHGAAIQEKIKKAVVGIMGLGGLGSAVAVALVRIGVGKLLLADYDVVELSNLNRQYYFVDQIGFPKTRALRDTLLRINPYACLEIVERRLTEEVIPVLFRGVDVLVECFDDPAMKPAALRAALTGLAGVGYVGASGMAGFGEGNRIVTRKLSPRVYLVGDEESEVGPDQGLMAPRVGIAAHHQANQALRLLLGVD; translated from the coding sequence ATGCTGCTGCAGGAAGAGATCGAGTCGGTGCTGGCCGCGCGCCATGGCGCTGCAATCCAGGAAAAAATCAAAAAAGCGGTAGTCGGCATCATGGGACTCGGCGGCTTGGGCTCGGCGGTTGCGGTGGCGCTGGTCAGAATAGGGGTTGGCAAGTTGCTGCTTGCCGATTATGATGTGGTCGAACTCAGCAACCTCAATCGCCAGTATTATTTTGTCGATCAAATCGGTTTCCCCAAAACCAGGGCCTTGCGGGACACACTGCTGCGGATTAACCCGTATGCCTGTCTGGAGATCGTCGAAAGGCGTCTCACCGAGGAAGTCATTCCCGTTTTGTTTCGTGGTGTTGATGTGCTGGTTGAATGTTTTGATGATCCGGCGATGAAACCGGCGGCCCTGCGTGCCGCCCTGACCGGTCTGGCGGGCGTGGGCTACGTCGGCGCGTCCGGCATGGCCGGGTTCGGCGAGGGGAACCGGATTGTCACCAGAAAGCTTTCTCCCCGGGTTTATCTTGTCGGCGATGAAGAGTCCGAGGTGGGGCCGGATCAGGGACTGATGGCCCCCAGGGTCGGAATTGCCGCCCATCATCAGGCAAATCAGGCCCTGCGTCTGCTTCTTGGGGTTGATTAA
- a CDS encoding thiamine biosynthesis protein ThiS produces MEIVCNGEKKDIQPGTTVESFLHGLGIKPDTVFVECDSVIIKRSEYETFVLREGARLELIRFVGGG; encoded by the coding sequence ATGGAAATCGTTTGTAACGGTGAAAAAAAAGATATACAGCCGGGCACCACGGTCGAATCGTTTCTGCACGGGCTTGGGATCAAGCCTGATACCGTTTTTGTCGAATGCGACAGCGTTATCATCAAAAGAAGCGAGTATGAAACTTTTGTTCTTCGTGAAGGTGCCAGGTTGGAATTGATACGTTTTGTGGGAGGCGGGTGA
- a CDS encoding thiazole synthase, with protein MLTIAGRVFRSRLFGGTGKFSSPRVMREALDASGCEMVTVALRRIDLANPEDDIMSVLDRGRYLFLPNTSGARDAEEAIRLARLSRAAGGGDWLKLEVTPDPRTLLPDPVETLKATEILVKEGFIVLPYMNADPVLALRLQDAGAAAVMPLGAPIGTNRGILTAFQIEIIIAQAHVPVVVDAGLGAPSHAAQAMEMGADAVLVNTAIAVAGDPVKMAGAFAKAVEAGRDAYEAGLGEQSADAAASSPQTGLDFLRET; from the coding sequence ATGTTGACCATTGCCGGGCGGGTTTTCAGGTCCCGTCTGTTTGGAGGAACGGGTAAGTTTTCTTCGCCCCGGGTGATGCGGGAGGCCCTCGACGCCTCGGGCTGCGAGATGGTCACCGTGGCCCTGCGCCGTATTGATCTGGCCAATCCCGAAGATGACATCATGAGCGTGCTTGACCGGGGCAGATATCTCTTTCTGCCCAACACATCGGGAGCGCGCGACGCCGAAGAGGCGATACGCCTTGCCCGCCTGTCCCGGGCGGCGGGGGGCGGCGACTGGCTGAAGCTTGAGGTGACGCCCGATCCGCGCACTTTGCTGCCGGACCCGGTGGAAACGCTGAAGGCCACCGAAATTCTGGTCAAGGAAGGATTTATCGTCCTACCCTACATGAATGCCGACCCGGTGCTTGCCTTGCGTCTGCAGGATGCAGGGGCGGCGGCGGTCATGCCGCTCGGCGCGCCCATCGGCACCAATCGCGGCATTCTCACCGCTTTTCAGATTGAGATCATTATCGCGCAGGCCCATGTGCCGGTGGTTGTCGACGCGGGTCTCGGTGCACCCTCTCACGCGGCCCAGGCCATGGAAATGGGGGCGGACGCAGTGCTGGTCAACACGGCCATTGCCGTGGCCGGCGATCCGGTAAAAATGGCCGGGGCCTTTGCCAAGGCGGTTGAGGCCGGGCGCGACGCTTATGAGGCGGGACTTGGTGAGCAGAGTGCCGATGCCGCCGCCTCCTCGCCGCAAACCGGGCTTGATTTTCTGAGAGAGACATGA